A genome region from Gadus chalcogrammus isolate NIFS_2021 chromosome 5, NIFS_Gcha_1.0, whole genome shotgun sequence includes the following:
- the exd2 gene encoding exonuclease 3'-5' domain-containing protein 2 isoform X2 yields MSPRGSISTVITTVLGVTLGGLLIWRVYRRQRKRLPCSHKAVDSPVVEAAPPPLSVESPATPVSSSSSSSPPPPPPPPTPALPSPEQLLRVAPVVVGSEDEWERAWPALQKDLAVFPVLGLDCEWVSVKGRTSMVSLLQMASYSGRCVLVRMLSLRGGGARSIPLSLMEVLRDPHVLKVGVGCYEDAKRLIRDHGLAVGCTVDLRYLVLRRKVLLNNGMSLKSLASDLLGVSLDKSLALRCSDWEAKKLTADQVRYAAGDAQVSVALFFHLLGLGGDSSPSPCSSISPSPSSPAYLSTGTAPYAQLAAQCQGLVDVPFREGRGSGRGAAEGDENTPFRGGGGDGGGDRRPRRLAFESPEAGDQQVPDPRRNQKRKPLGVGYFARKSPLYDNCFLYAPDGEPLCTCDKKKAKWYLDKGLGVLESQDPFVVRLLFEPAGRPESKQDYYLTAKENLCVVCGKEDSYIRKNIVPHEYRRHFPAELKDHNSHDILLLCTACHAASNVHDGSLKQLLAEEHGAPQGCEEGVRVLEDSDRRRVRSAARALLTAGDALPQRRRSELQGLIQDFLEPDGRTDGGELTSEDLQYAAELETRIFNASYVPHGLKVVRAQAGGVVGGLRGLMELERRWRQHFLSSMRPRHLPPLWAVDHNHRKLRHKYGEDLPVLPL; encoded by the exons ATGTCTCCACGCGGGTCCATCTCGACCGTCATAACGACGGTTCTCGGGGTGACTCTAGGCGGGTTGCTGATATGGCGCGTTTACCGGAGACAGAGGAAGCGACTACCTTGCAGTCACAAGGCAGTCGATTCACCCGTGGTGGAGGCGGCCCCTCCGCCTCTCTCAGTGGAGTCTCCAGCCACGCCGgtttcttcgtcttcttcttcttctcctcctccaccacctcctccccccaccccggcGCTACCATCTCCAGAGCAGCTGCTGAGGGTGGCGCCTGTGGTAGTGGGCTCCGAGGACGAGTGGGAGCGCGCCTGGCCCGCCCTGCAGAAGGACCTCGCCGTCTTCCCCGTGTTGGGGTTGGACTGTGAATGG gTGTCGGTGAAGGGTCGGACCTCCATGGTGTCTCTTCTCCAGATGGCCTCCTACTCGGGCCGCTGTGTCCTGGTCCGGATGCTCTCCCTCCGAGGTGGGGGGGCGCGGTCCATCCCCCTCAGCCTGATGGAGGTCCTGCGAGACCCCCACGTCTTGAAGGTTGGGGTGGGCTGCTACGAAGACGCCAAGCGGCTGATCCGAGACCACGGCCTGGCCGTGGGGTGCACGGTGGACCTGCGGTACCTGGTCCTCCGAAG gaaggTGCTGCTGAACAACGGCATGAGTCTGAAGTCTCTTGCGTCCGACCTGCTCGGCGTCTCTCTGGATAAGTCTCTGGCGCTGCGCTGCAGTGACTGGGAGGCCAAGAAGCTGACCGCCGACCAG gTGCGCTATGCGGCGGGCGACGCCCAGGTCTCCGTCGCTCTGTTCTTCCACCTGCTGGGTCTGGGCGGAGACtctagcccctccccctgctcctccatcagcccctccccctctagcCCCGCCTACTTATCCACCGGCACCGCCCCCTACGCCCAGCTGGCCGCCCAGTGCCAGGGGCTGGTGGACGTCCCGTTccgggaggggcggggctcggGGCGGGGGGCCGCGGAGGGCGACGAGAACACTCCGTtcagggggggcggcggcgacggcggcggcgaccGGAGGCCGAGGAGGCTGGCCTTCGAGAGCCCGGAGGCTGGGGACCAGCAAGTCCCAGACCCCCGGCGCAACCAGAAGAGGAAGCCCCTGGGGGTGGGCTACTTCgccag GAAGTCTCCTCTCTATGACAACTGCTTCCTGTACGCCCCCGACGGAGAGCCGCTCTGTACCTGCGACAAGAAGAAGGCCAAGTGGTACCTGGACAAGGGCCTGGGAG tcCTGGAGTCCCAGGACCCCTTCGTGGTGCGGCTGCTGTTCGAGCCGGCGGGCCGGCCAGAATCCAAGCAGGACTACTACCTGACGGCCAAGGAGAACCTGTGTGTGGTCTGTGGCAAGGAGGACTCCTACATCAG GAAGAACATCGTCCCCCACGAGTACCGGCGCCACTTCCCCGCCGAGCTGAAGGACCATAACTCCCACGACATCCTGCTGCTGTGCACGGCGTGCCACGCCGCCTCCAACGTCCACGACGGCTCCCTGAAGCAGCTGCTGGCCGAGGAGCACGGCGCCCCCCAGGGGTGTGAGGAGGGGGTGCGCGTCCTGGAGGACTCGGACCGGCGCCGCGTGCGCTCGGCCGCCAGGGCGCTGCTCACGGCCGGCGACGCCCTGCCGCAGCGGCGGCGCTCCGAGCTGCAGGGGCTGATCCAGGACTTCCTGGAGCCGGACGGACGCACGGACGGCGGGGAGCTGACCTCCGAGGACCTGCAGTACGCGGCCGAGCTGGAGACCAG GATCTTCAACGCGTCCTACGTGCCCCACGGTCTGAAGGTGGTGCGGGCGCAGGCGGGCGGCGTCGTCGGCGGCCTGCGCGGCCTGATGGAGCTGGAACGGCGCTGGCGCCAGCACTTCCTGTCCTCCATGCGGCCGCGCCACCTGCCCCCGCTCTGGGCCGTCGACCACAACCACAGGAAGCTACGCCACAAGTACGGCGAGGACCTGCCCGTCCTGCCCCTCTGA
- the exd2 gene encoding exonuclease 3'-5' domain-containing protein 2 isoform X1, whose amino-acid sequence MSPRGSISTVITTVLGVTLGGLLIWRVYRRQRKRLPCSHKAVDSPVVEAAPPPLSVESPATPVSSSSSSSPPPPPPPPTPALPSPEQLLRVAPVVVGSEDEWERAWPALQKDLAVFPVLGLDCEWVKKRGVSVKGRTSMVSLLQMASYSGRCVLVRMLSLRGGGARSIPLSLMEVLRDPHVLKVGVGCYEDAKRLIRDHGLAVGCTVDLRYLVLRRKVLLNNGMSLKSLASDLLGVSLDKSLALRCSDWEAKKLTADQVRYAAGDAQVSVALFFHLLGLGGDSSPSPCSSISPSPSSPAYLSTGTAPYAQLAAQCQGLVDVPFREGRGSGRGAAEGDENTPFRGGGGDGGGDRRPRRLAFESPEAGDQQVPDPRRNQKRKPLGVGYFARKSPLYDNCFLYAPDGEPLCTCDKKKAKWYLDKGLGVLESQDPFVVRLLFEPAGRPESKQDYYLTAKENLCVVCGKEDSYIRKNIVPHEYRRHFPAELKDHNSHDILLLCTACHAASNVHDGSLKQLLAEEHGAPQGCEEGVRVLEDSDRRRVRSAARALLTAGDALPQRRRSELQGLIQDFLEPDGRTDGGELTSEDLQYAAELETRIFNASYVPHGLKVVRAQAGGVVGGLRGLMELERRWRQHFLSSMRPRHLPPLWAVDHNHRKLRHKYGEDLPVLPL is encoded by the exons ATGTCTCCACGCGGGTCCATCTCGACCGTCATAACGACGGTTCTCGGGGTGACTCTAGGCGGGTTGCTGATATGGCGCGTTTACCGGAGACAGAGGAAGCGACTACCTTGCAGTCACAAGGCAGTCGATTCACCCGTGGTGGAGGCGGCCCCTCCGCCTCTCTCAGTGGAGTCTCCAGCCACGCCGgtttcttcgtcttcttcttcttctcctcctccaccacctcctccccccaccccggcGCTACCATCTCCAGAGCAGCTGCTGAGGGTGGCGCCTGTGGTAGTGGGCTCCGAGGACGAGTGGGAGCGCGCCTGGCCCGCCCTGCAGAAGGACCTCGCCGTCTTCCCCGTGTTGGGGTTGGACTGTGAATGGGTAAAGAAGCGCGGC gTGTCGGTGAAGGGTCGGACCTCCATGGTGTCTCTTCTCCAGATGGCCTCCTACTCGGGCCGCTGTGTCCTGGTCCGGATGCTCTCCCTCCGAGGTGGGGGGGCGCGGTCCATCCCCCTCAGCCTGATGGAGGTCCTGCGAGACCCCCACGTCTTGAAGGTTGGGGTGGGCTGCTACGAAGACGCCAAGCGGCTGATCCGAGACCACGGCCTGGCCGTGGGGTGCACGGTGGACCTGCGGTACCTGGTCCTCCGAAG gaaggTGCTGCTGAACAACGGCATGAGTCTGAAGTCTCTTGCGTCCGACCTGCTCGGCGTCTCTCTGGATAAGTCTCTGGCGCTGCGCTGCAGTGACTGGGAGGCCAAGAAGCTGACCGCCGACCAG gTGCGCTATGCGGCGGGCGACGCCCAGGTCTCCGTCGCTCTGTTCTTCCACCTGCTGGGTCTGGGCGGAGACtctagcccctccccctgctcctccatcagcccctccccctctagcCCCGCCTACTTATCCACCGGCACCGCCCCCTACGCCCAGCTGGCCGCCCAGTGCCAGGGGCTGGTGGACGTCCCGTTccgggaggggcggggctcggGGCGGGGGGCCGCGGAGGGCGACGAGAACACTCCGTtcagggggggcggcggcgacggcggcggcgaccGGAGGCCGAGGAGGCTGGCCTTCGAGAGCCCGGAGGCTGGGGACCAGCAAGTCCCAGACCCCCGGCGCAACCAGAAGAGGAAGCCCCTGGGGGTGGGCTACTTCgccag GAAGTCTCCTCTCTATGACAACTGCTTCCTGTACGCCCCCGACGGAGAGCCGCTCTGTACCTGCGACAAGAAGAAGGCCAAGTGGTACCTGGACAAGGGCCTGGGAG tcCTGGAGTCCCAGGACCCCTTCGTGGTGCGGCTGCTGTTCGAGCCGGCGGGCCGGCCAGAATCCAAGCAGGACTACTACCTGACGGCCAAGGAGAACCTGTGTGTGGTCTGTGGCAAGGAGGACTCCTACATCAG GAAGAACATCGTCCCCCACGAGTACCGGCGCCACTTCCCCGCCGAGCTGAAGGACCATAACTCCCACGACATCCTGCTGCTGTGCACGGCGTGCCACGCCGCCTCCAACGTCCACGACGGCTCCCTGAAGCAGCTGCTGGCCGAGGAGCACGGCGCCCCCCAGGGGTGTGAGGAGGGGGTGCGCGTCCTGGAGGACTCGGACCGGCGCCGCGTGCGCTCGGCCGCCAGGGCGCTGCTCACGGCCGGCGACGCCCTGCCGCAGCGGCGGCGCTCCGAGCTGCAGGGGCTGATCCAGGACTTCCTGGAGCCGGACGGACGCACGGACGGCGGGGAGCTGACCTCCGAGGACCTGCAGTACGCGGCCGAGCTGGAGACCAG GATCTTCAACGCGTCCTACGTGCCCCACGGTCTGAAGGTGGTGCGGGCGCAGGCGGGCGGCGTCGTCGGCGGCCTGCGCGGCCTGATGGAGCTGGAACGGCGCTGGCGCCAGCACTTCCTGTCCTCCATGCGGCCGCGCCACCTGCCCCCGCTCTGGGCCGTCGACCACAACCACAGGAAGCTACGCCACAAGTACGGCGAGGACCTGCCCGTCCTGCCCCTCTGA
- the numb gene encoding protein numb homolog produces the protein MNKLRQSFRRKKDVYVPESSRPHQWQTDEEAVRSGKCSFTVKYLGHVEVEESRGMHICEEAVKRLKTDRKFFKGFFAKAGKKAVRAVLWVSADGLRVVDDKTKDLILDQTIEKVSFCAPDRNFERAFSYICRDGTTRRWICHCFLAVKDSGERLSHAVGCAFAACLERKQKREKECGVTATFDANRTTFTREGSFRVTTATEAAEREEVMRQLQEAKKAEAAPPPPSSASSGNGSSGPPSDSPGSSPPLSAATLGPQAIPRRHAPADALARQGSFRGFPGLSQNSSPFKRQMSLRIGNELPGGAPPRKDFPLKNSVVEVEGEADSISSLCSQITTAFSGGPRDPFASAPMPKPTSSPQSPVAPVNGSSPAYPPALPPPLPARDTNPWARLPAGLHSAPGSDWSTSATGPALGGPGSSPALPSHRRTPSEADRWLEEVTKSVRVPPQPAAAAVPHLGPPAGQHPGAAAPPPPPPMGFLPPPLPMLPPRQPAAAAYPVSNGLAFGPPVVPVVGITPSQMVANMLQQPFPMPHYDHGHAHALAAAHYSKPLLLPPVLSPAPLLQPSSNGSAAFNGGAAGENWATAAASHQLPSLAPPSPALAPPQTSLAPPPPAGQVDAFEAQWVALEGRSRQHASPSPTNPFSSELHQTFEIQL, from the exons ATGAACAAGCTACGGCAGAGCTTCCGCCGGAAGAAAGACGTGTACGTCCCGGAGTCCAGCCGGCCGCACCAGTGGCAGACGGACGAGGAGGCCGTCCGCAGCGGAAAGTGCAGCTTCACCGTCAAG TACCTGGGtcatgtggaggtggaggagtcgcGAGGGATGCACATCTGTGAGGAGGCAGTCAAGAGACTCAAGACG GACAGGAAGTTCTTCAAAGGATTCTTTGCAAAA GCAGGGAAGAAGGCAGTGCGCGCCGTGCTGTGGGTGTCGGCGGACGGTCTGCGCGTGGTCGACGACAAGACCAAG GACCTGATCCTGGACCAGACGATAGAGAAGGTCTCGTTCTGCGCTCCAGACCGTAACTTCGAGCGGGCCTTCTCCTACATCTGCCGGGACGGCACCACGCGGCGCTGGATCTGCCACTGCTTCCTGGCCGTCAAGGACTCG gGCGAGCGGCTGAGCCACGCGGTGGGCTGTGCCTTCGCCGCCTGCCTGGAGCGGAAGCAGAAGCGCGAGAAGGAGTGCGGCGTGACGGCCACATTCGACGCCAACCGCACCACCTTCACCCGGGAGGGGTCCTTCCGCGTCACCACGGCGACGGAGGCGGCGGAGCGGGAGGAGGTGATGCGGCAGCTGCAGGAGGCCAAGAAAG CCGAGGCCGCGCCCCCGCCGCCGAGCTCCGCCTCCAGCGGCAACGGCTCCTCGGGCCCCCCGTCGGACTCGCcgggctcctcccccccgctgTCGGCCGCCACACTGGGCCCCCAGGCCATCCCGCGGCGCCACGCCCCGGCCGACGCCCTGGCGCGGCAGGGCTCGTTCAGGGGCTTCCCGGGCCTCAGCCAGAACAGCTCGCCCTTCAAGAGGCAGATGTCGCTGCGCATCGGCAACGAGCTGCCGGGCGGCGCCCCCCCCCGCAAAGACTTCCCCCTCAAGAACAGCG tggtggaggtggagggcgaGGCCGACAGCATCAGCTCCCTCTGCAGTCAGATCACCACCGCCTTCAGCGGGGGGCCGAGGGACCCCTTCGCCTCCGCCCCCATGCCCaagcccacctcctccccgcAGTCGCCGGTCGCTCCAG TGAACGGCTCGTCGCCTGCTTACCCCCCAGCCCTGCCCCCTCCGCTGCCCGCCCGGGACACTAACCCCTGGGCTAGGCTCCCAGCGGGCCTCCATTCGGCCCCAG GAAGTGACTGGTCCACGTCGGCGACGGGGccggccctggggggccccggctcctcccccgccctgCCCTCCCACCGCCGCACCCCCTCGGAGGCGGACCGCTGGCTGGAGGAGGTCACCAAGTCCGTCCGGGTGCCCCCgcagccggcggcggcggccgtgcCCCACCTGGGCCCCCCCGCGGGACAGCACCCCGGGGCggcggcccccccgcccccgccgcccatGGGCTTCCTGCCCCCGCCCCTGCCCATGCTGCCCCCCCGccagccggcggcggcggcctacCCGGTGTCCAACGGGCTGGCGTTCGGCCCGCCCGTGGTGCCCGTGGTGGGCATCACCCCGTCCCAGATGGTGGCCAAC atgCTGCAGCAGCCGTTCCCCATGCCCCACTACGACCACGGCCACGCCCACGCGCTGGCCGCCGCCCACTACAGCaagcccctcctcctgccccccgtccttagccccgcccccctgctgcAGCCCTCGTCCAATGGCAGCGCGGCGTTCAACGGCGGCGCGGCGGGGGAGAACtgggccaccgccgccgcctcccatcagctcccctccctggccccgccctcccccgccctggccccgccccagacctcgctggccccgccccctcccgccGGGCAGGTGGACGCCTTCGAGGCCCAGTGGGTGGCGCTGGAGGGGCGGTCCCGTCAgcacgcctccccctcccccaccaacccCTTCTCCAGCGAGCTGCACCAGACCTTCGAGATCCAGCTCTGA